The Neisseria subflava genomic interval GGTTTTGGAGCGAACCAAGAAGCCGTGGGTGCGTTTGCGTTTGGTAACAGAAGGTTGATAAGTGCGTTTCATGATGTTTCCTAAAAATTGGTAGATAATTAAACCGTGAATTACACTCTAATTTGCCGCTTTTGTCAATCAATATAAAAACT includes:
- the rpmH gene encoding 50S ribosomal protein L34, with the translated sequence MKRTYQPSVTKRKRTHGFLVRSKTRGGRAVLAARRAKGRKRLAV